The Anguilla rostrata isolate EN2019 chromosome 18, ASM1855537v3, whole genome shotgun sequence genome has a window encoding:
- the LOC135245299 gene encoding reticulon-4-like isoform X6, translated as MREVRYLCAFVLNKVVDLLYWRDIKTTGVVFGACLFLLLSLTVCSIVSVCSYVALTLLSVTIAFRIYKGILQAIQKSDEGHPFKAYLDQDVALSEDMVHKYSDLALERINVWIVELRRLFLVEDLVDSLKFAVGMWVLTYVGALFNGLTLIILALVGVFSCPVIYEKNQKQIDHYVQLVTGQVKDIVAKVQAKVPGLKRKAE; from the exons ATGAGGGAGGTCCGTTACctatgtgcatttgttttaaacaaag TGGTGGATCTCCTGTACTGGCGGGACATTAAGACGACGGGCGTGGTGTTTGGGgcctgcctcttcctcctcctctccctcaccgtGTGCAGCATCGTCAGCGTCTGCTCCTACGTGGCCCTCACTCTGCTGTCCGTCACCATCGCCTTCAGGATATACAAGGGCATCCTGCAGGCCATCCAGAAGTCCGACGAGGGGCACCCCTTCAA ggCTTACCTGGATCAGGATGTGGCTCTCTCTGAGGACATGGTCCACAAGTACAGCGACTTGGCCCTGGAGCGCATCAACGTGTGGATCGTCGAGCTGCGCCGCCTCTTCCTGGTCGAGGACCTGGTGGACTCCCTGAAg ttTGCTGTGGGGATGTGGGTGTTGACCTATGTTGGTGCCTTGTTCAATGGTCTGACTCTCATCATCTTGG ctctgGTCGGAGTGTTCAGCTGCCCAGTTATTTATGAGAAAAATCAG AAACAAATTGACCATTACGTGCAACTAGTAACCGGCCAAGTCAAAGACATCGTTGCGAA GGTCCAGGCCAAGGTCCCGGGACTGAAGCGTAAGGCAGAATAA
- the LOC135245299 gene encoding reticulon-4-like isoform X8 yields the protein MVAKLVVDLLYWRDIKTTGVVFGACLFLLLSLTVCSIVSVCSYVALTLLSVTIAFRIYKGILQAIQKSDEGHPFKAYLDQDVALSEDMVHKYSDLALERINVWIVELRRLFLVEDLVDSLKFAVGMWVLTYVGALFNGLTLIILALVGVFSCPVIYEKNQKQIDHYVQLVTGQVKDIVAKVQAKVPGLKRKAE from the exons TGGTGGATCTCCTGTACTGGCGGGACATTAAGACGACGGGCGTGGTGTTTGGGgcctgcctcttcctcctcctctccctcaccgtGTGCAGCATCGTCAGCGTCTGCTCCTACGTGGCCCTCACTCTGCTGTCCGTCACCATCGCCTTCAGGATATACAAGGGCATCCTGCAGGCCATCCAGAAGTCCGACGAGGGGCACCCCTTCAA ggCTTACCTGGATCAGGATGTGGCTCTCTCTGAGGACATGGTCCACAAGTACAGCGACTTGGCCCTGGAGCGCATCAACGTGTGGATCGTCGAGCTGCGCCGCCTCTTCCTGGTCGAGGACCTGGTGGACTCCCTGAAg ttTGCTGTGGGGATGTGGGTGTTGACCTATGTTGGTGCCTTGTTCAATGGTCTGACTCTCATCATCTTGG ctctgGTCGGAGTGTTCAGCTGCCCAGTTATTTATGAGAAAAATCAG AAACAAATTGACCATTACGTGCAACTAGTAACCGGCCAAGTCAAAGACATCGTTGCGAA GGTCCAGGCCAAGGTCCCGGGACTGAAGCGTAAGGCAGAATAA
- the LOC135245299 gene encoding reticulon-4-like isoform X7, translating to MDNKPPRHWRDQVVDLLYWRDIKTTGVVFGACLFLLLSLTVCSIVSVCSYVALTLLSVTIAFRIYKGILQAIQKSDEGHPFKAYLDQDVALSEDMVHKYSDLALERINVWIVELRRLFLVEDLVDSLKFAVGMWVLTYVGALFNGLTLIILALVGVFSCPVIYEKNQKQIDHYVQLVTGQVKDIVAKVQAKVPGLKRKAE from the exons TGGTGGATCTCCTGTACTGGCGGGACATTAAGACGACGGGCGTGGTGTTTGGGgcctgcctcttcctcctcctctccctcaccgtGTGCAGCATCGTCAGCGTCTGCTCCTACGTGGCCCTCACTCTGCTGTCCGTCACCATCGCCTTCAGGATATACAAGGGCATCCTGCAGGCCATCCAGAAGTCCGACGAGGGGCACCCCTTCAA ggCTTACCTGGATCAGGATGTGGCTCTCTCTGAGGACATGGTCCACAAGTACAGCGACTTGGCCCTGGAGCGCATCAACGTGTGGATCGTCGAGCTGCGCCGCCTCTTCCTGGTCGAGGACCTGGTGGACTCCCTGAAg ttTGCTGTGGGGATGTGGGTGTTGACCTATGTTGGTGCCTTGTTCAATGGTCTGACTCTCATCATCTTGG ctctgGTCGGAGTGTTCAGCTGCCCAGTTATTTATGAGAAAAATCAG AAACAAATTGACCATTACGTGCAACTAGTAACCGGCCAAGTCAAAGACATCGTTGCGAA GGTCCAGGCCAAGGTCCCGGGACTGAAGCGTAAGGCAGAATAA